A window from Armatimonas rosea encodes these proteins:
- a CDS encoding ankyrin repeat domain-containing protein, with product MAFSWKRARRVGKLRQHRDVREDMLRMGRYAPAPIQNSAAPARFCPHDWTTLWGASALGYARIVKRFLESHAPINARDPWGRTALWWAVDEHRGEIAERLLAHGADPDCRDERGIGPLHLAIRRGDLALVALLLSHGARPDGEGESDRPTPLMWAVRQGDADLTERLLRAGASVHARDRWGHTPIFYVQGRSASHTLPLLLEAGARPDERAGDHDTVLHRALRAGDERLWKALVPADDRSDYLGLRGRTDDTLLHAAAEGGNPKLVAELLDEGSLLNGRNAFGHTPLLIALTAENLRITTLLTQAGATVGFLEAIAMGDAARTAELWPRPGTLLDAPISGQETPLMGAIARGRAELVERLLTVGASPNAGTAVLGTPLDVAVLTDQPELARLLLARGADPSLLRHVSSEELRALLGEVPDALPLQQARLEHTRADTVALYEAAVHGDEALRFLLLCGAELDLTDAQGDTALVLAARDGDVPAVQRLLTFGADPRGALAAAQEARRVAVVSLLAFAEPQGSPDDDR from the coding sequence ATGGCCTTCTCCTGGAAGCGAGCCCGGCGGGTGGGGAAACTTCGCCAGCACCGCGATGTGCGGGAGGACATGCTTCGGATGGGGCGCTACGCTCCCGCTCCGATCCAGAACAGCGCCGCCCCCGCCCGCTTCTGCCCCCACGACTGGACAACCCTCTGGGGCGCGTCGGCGCTGGGCTACGCCCGAATCGTCAAGCGTTTTCTGGAGAGCCATGCCCCCATCAATGCCCGAGACCCGTGGGGCCGAACCGCGCTCTGGTGGGCTGTGGACGAGCACCGAGGGGAGATCGCGGAGCGCCTGCTCGCACACGGAGCCGACCCTGACTGTCGGGATGAGCGGGGGATCGGGCCGCTCCACCTGGCGATTCGACGGGGAGACCTCGCTCTCGTGGCACTGCTCCTGAGCCATGGTGCCCGACCCGACGGTGAGGGGGAGAGTGATCGGCCCACCCCGCTGATGTGGGCGGTTCGCCAGGGAGACGCTGACCTGACCGAGCGGCTCTTGCGAGCGGGGGCATCGGTGCACGCGCGGGACAGGTGGGGGCACACGCCGATCTTCTATGTCCAGGGCCGAAGCGCTTCCCATACGCTTCCACTCCTCCTGGAGGCGGGAGCCCGGCCTGACGAGCGCGCTGGCGACCATGATACGGTCCTCCACCGCGCCCTGCGCGCCGGTGACGAGCGACTCTGGAAGGCACTTGTCCCGGCCGATGACCGCTCCGATTATCTCGGACTCCGGGGCCGCACCGACGACACCCTCCTCCATGCGGCTGCTGAGGGAGGCAACCCCAAGCTGGTCGCGGAGCTCCTCGACGAGGGAAGCCTGCTCAATGGGCGCAATGCCTTTGGGCACACGCCGCTGCTGATCGCACTGACTGCGGAGAACCTGCGGATCACGACGCTGCTGACCCAGGCCGGGGCGACAGTCGGCTTTCTGGAAGCGATTGCGATGGGGGATGCCGCGCGCACCGCCGAGCTGTGGCCGCGTCCCGGCACACTCCTCGATGCACCAATCTCCGGTCAGGAGACTCCCCTGATGGGTGCGATTGCAAGGGGCCGCGCCGAGCTGGTCGAGCGCTTGCTCACCGTGGGGGCCTCGCCCAATGCCGGGACTGCTGTCTTGGGAACCCCACTGGATGTCGCCGTACTCACCGACCAGCCGGAGCTGGCACGGCTGCTCCTGGCCCGGGGTGCCGATCCGAGCCTCCTGCGGCATGTTTCGTCGGAGGAGCTGCGCGCTCTGCTTGGCGAGGTGCCCGATGCGCTTCCCCTCCAGCAAGCGCGGCTTGAGCACACACGCGCCGATACGGTGGCGCTCTACGAAGCGGCGGTGCATGGCGACGAAGCCCTGCGCTTCCTTCTCCTCTGCGGCGCAGAGCTTGACCTGACGGATGCCCAGGGAGACACTGCGCTCGTCCTTGCGGCCCGCGATGGAGATGTCCCGGCGGTGCAACGCCTCCTCACCTTTGGAGCCGACCCACGCGGTGCGCTTGCCGCCGCGCAGGAGGCGCGGCGGGTCGCGGTTGTCTCGCTCCTGGCCTTTGCGGAGCCGCAGGGGAGCCCCGACGACGACCGCTGA
- a CDS encoding VOC family protein has product MNLTPVEIKAFIPAQDFALSKAFYEAVGFTVGYSDDDLAYMVCGNTSFLLQNGYVKELAENLAMHLLVESVDDWHAHLSEQKLAERFGTQLGALVDQPWAMRDFVFRDPSGVHWTIAQNT; this is encoded by the coding sequence ATGAACCTGACTCCCGTCGAGATAAAAGCCTTTATCCCCGCGCAGGACTTTGCCCTCTCCAAGGCATTCTATGAGGCAGTCGGCTTTACGGTTGGCTACAGCGATGACGACCTTGCGTACATGGTCTGTGGAAACACCAGTTTTCTGCTCCAAAACGGCTACGTCAAGGAGCTCGCAGAGAACCTGGCGATGCACTTGCTCGTGGAGAGTGTCGACGACTGGCATGCGCACCTGAGCGAACAAAAGCTTGCGGAGCGCTTTGGCACTCAGCTCGGTGCGCTGGTCGATCAGCCCTGGGCGATGCGGGACTTCGTTTTCCGGGACCCAAGCGGCGTCCACTGGACAATCGCCCAGAACACCTAA
- a CDS encoding TlpA family protein disulfide reductase has product MRFSFVAPALTMALAFSLVSSAHAELKLGDAAPALKLSKWVKGTPVTSLAKGKVHVVEFWATWCGPCKVSIPHLTELAKKFQSKADFLGVSINEGSPDYQAKVAKFVKDMGAKMNYNVAIDTASQRGFMSTNWMDAAGQNGIPTAFIIDKAGKVAWIGHPMEMEEPLTKITAGKWDLAAEKKRMDAEQAAEKKMQSFAQKFNPLMLEGNLDEAFKLLDQAVADTPALGPQVAQSLNQIAWMIAEGKQPVPEQLAKLKDKTLPLAQKAVDLTKGNDGMILDTLAFVHYKAGNVKEALALQIKALSKLPAGVDAATKKEMQERLDLYKSKG; this is encoded by the coding sequence ATGCGTTTCTCGTTTGTCGCGCCGGCTCTGACCATGGCGCTGGCGTTTTCACTGGTCTCTTCGGCCCATGCGGAGCTAAAGCTGGGGGATGCTGCTCCCGCGCTCAAGCTCAGCAAGTGGGTCAAGGGCACCCCGGTCACGTCGCTGGCTAAGGGGAAGGTCCATGTGGTGGAGTTCTGGGCGACCTGGTGTGGCCCGTGTAAAGTGAGCATCCCGCACCTGACCGAGCTGGCAAAGAAGTTCCAGAGCAAGGCGGACTTTCTGGGGGTGAGCATCAACGAGGGAAGCCCGGACTACCAGGCCAAGGTCGCCAAGTTCGTCAAGGACATGGGGGCGAAGATGAACTACAATGTCGCCATTGACACGGCGTCCCAGCGTGGCTTTATGAGTACCAACTGGATGGATGCCGCCGGCCAGAACGGAATCCCGACCGCCTTTATTATCGACAAGGCGGGCAAGGTAGCCTGGATCGGGCACCCGATGGAGATGGAGGAGCCGCTCACCAAGATTACGGCGGGTAAATGGGACCTCGCGGCCGAGAAGAAGCGCATGGACGCGGAGCAGGCGGCGGAGAAGAAGATGCAGTCGTTTGCGCAGAAGTTCAACCCGCTCATGCTGGAGGGCAACCTCGACGAGGCGTTTAAGCTTCTCGATCAGGCAGTCGCGGATACCCCGGCGCTGGGACCGCAGGTGGCACAGTCGCTCAATCAGATCGCCTGGATGATCGCGGAGGGCAAGCAGCCTGTCCCTGAGCAGCTCGCCAAGCTGAAGGACAAGACTCTGCCCCTGGCCCAGAAAGCGGTCGATCTGACCAAGGGCAACGATGGCATGATCCTCGATACCCTGGCCTTCGTGCACTACAAGGCCGGCAATGTCAAGGAAGCGCTCGCGCTCCAGATCAAGGCGCTGAGCAAACTCCCCGCCGGAGTCGATGCCGCCACCAAGAAAGAGATGCAAGAGCGCCTCGACCTCTACAAGAGCAAGGGCTAG
- a CDS encoding acyltransferase family protein → MTTTEPQKHYPFVDGIRGLTAFYVVLNHIWTRFVATAEASSLPPWFHLLKFGHAAVAIFIVLSGFCLMLPIAQRDGLALVGGEGGFLLRRARRILPAYYAAMALSLLLGIVWPVILPPHSREWESLVGHVLLVQNWTPRWSIAINGPFWSIALEWQIYFVFALLLLPVRRSWGRLAVVAVAGLVVAVAMLLRLGGTSPWFLLLFVQGMLAAEWLARPPLLSTTALSVIASVLVLLSGGAEITIWRDSFPWPRLAWQGHVLLISLDLLLGSATVAVLLLGARRVQSVPFRGLFTLLGSRYLVLLGSFSYSIYLLHDPLLALGLTAAIPLIVAAPMQAFPFVLCTVLPVTLGLCWLFHLAFERPFLRRTPGVPKQVQ, encoded by the coding sequence ATGACCACCACGGAGCCGCAGAAACACTATCCTTTTGTCGATGGCATTCGTGGCTTGACGGCATTTTATGTGGTTTTGAACCATATCTGGACCCGGTTTGTCGCGACCGCCGAGGCGAGCAGCCTTCCCCCGTGGTTCCACCTACTCAAGTTTGGCCACGCCGCCGTGGCGATCTTTATTGTTCTCTCCGGTTTCTGCCTGATGCTCCCCATTGCCCAGCGCGACGGCTTGGCGCTCGTGGGGGGCGAGGGGGGCTTCCTTCTACGCCGTGCCCGCCGGATCCTCCCTGCCTACTATGCCGCGATGGCCCTCAGCCTTCTGCTAGGGATTGTGTGGCCTGTGATCCTACCTCCCCACTCCCGGGAGTGGGAGAGCCTGGTCGGGCATGTGCTCCTTGTCCAGAACTGGACCCCACGCTGGTCGATCGCCATCAATGGGCCGTTCTGGAGTATCGCGCTGGAGTGGCAGATCTACTTTGTCTTTGCGCTCCTCTTGCTCCCGGTGCGCCGGTCGTGGGGTAGGCTCGCGGTGGTGGCCGTAGCCGGTCTAGTCGTGGCAGTGGCCATGCTCTTGCGCCTCGGTGGGACAAGCCCGTGGTTCTTGCTTCTGTTTGTGCAGGGCATGCTCGCGGCGGAGTGGCTCGCCCGCCCACCGCTGCTCTCGACCACTGCACTGTCCGTGATTGCCAGCGTGCTGGTGCTCCTCTCGGGCGGCGCTGAGATCACGATCTGGCGCGATAGCTTCCCCTGGCCGCGGCTTGCTTGGCAGGGGCACGTGCTCCTGATCTCGCTCGACCTGCTCCTGGGAAGCGCGACCGTCGCCGTACTGCTTCTCGGTGCGCGTAGGGTGCAGTCGGTCCCCTTTCGTGGGCTCTTCACGCTCCTGGGTAGCCGCTACCTCGTCCTTTTGGGGAGCTTTTCCTACAGTATCTATCTGCTCCACGATCCCCTCCTTGCCTTAGGCCTTACGGCGGCGATCCCCCTGATTGTCGCGGCCCCGATGCAGGCCTTTCCCTTTGTGCTCTGTACGGTCCTTCCCGTGACCCTGGGGCTCTGCTGGCTCTTCCATCTCGCGTTTGAGCGGCCTTTTCTACGGCGCACGCCGGGAGTGCCCAAGCAGGTACAATAG
- a CDS encoding amidohydrolase family protein: protein MTLPFDLILSGGLVADGLGSPLVRADIGIVGDRITAIGELGARETRQTLDVTGQVVSPGFIDIHTHSDVSVLFTPGMESSLAQGVTSEVVGNCGISLGLATSAPEFSLERRWLEQAGGALSWSDLGGFLQRVEESGMAINVTTLAGHGSLRKRVMGMDQRAPSETELRAMQHELERALDAGAIGLSSGLEYVPGSYADVAELTALAKVVAAAEGFYATHLRDEGDLLEESVAEAIAVAEGAGLPLQLSHHKAERRRNWGKVLSTLAQVDAAQARGVDILLDQYPYTAYQTSLAVIALPTWANAGNPEDLAVKLRDPDLRARAREWMGELERSGGISWDSVEIASCPTAAFVGKSITHLAAEAACDPRDFILSLLSEGTGWVSAAHFAMSEQDVAHVLSDPRVMIGSDSVAMNPHAPSAEAHRPHPRSYGTFARILERYVKEKGLLSLPEALRRMTSLPAQRLGWTNRGRLVPGAIADITVFSPTAIQENATFVAPHALATGVRVVLVSGEITWRDGVPTGARAGKVIRR from the coding sequence GTGACCCTCCCCTTCGATCTGATTCTCTCTGGTGGTTTAGTCGCGGATGGCCTAGGCTCTCCGCTTGTCCGTGCCGATATCGGCATTGTTGGTGACAGAATTACGGCAATCGGCGAGCTCGGCGCGCGCGAGACCCGCCAGACACTCGATGTCACGGGGCAGGTTGTCTCCCCCGGCTTTATCGATATCCACACCCACTCCGATGTCTCGGTGCTCTTTACCCCTGGGATGGAGTCGTCACTAGCCCAAGGCGTGACCAGCGAGGTGGTCGGGAACTGTGGAATCTCCCTTGGGCTCGCGACCTCCGCCCCCGAGTTCTCTTTGGAGCGCCGCTGGCTGGAGCAGGCCGGAGGTGCCCTTAGCTGGAGTGATCTGGGCGGCTTTCTCCAGCGCGTCGAGGAGAGCGGGATGGCGATCAATGTCACCACCCTCGCGGGGCACGGGAGCCTACGGAAGCGTGTCATGGGTATGGACCAGCGCGCGCCCTCGGAGACCGAGCTCCGGGCGATGCAGCACGAGCTAGAGCGTGCCCTCGATGCCGGCGCGATCGGGCTATCGTCGGGGCTGGAGTATGTCCCGGGCAGCTACGCCGACGTGGCGGAGCTCACCGCACTCGCGAAGGTCGTGGCTGCGGCCGAGGGGTTCTACGCCACCCATCTCCGCGATGAAGGCGATCTCCTGGAGGAGTCGGTCGCAGAGGCGATCGCGGTCGCGGAGGGAGCAGGGCTACCGCTCCAGCTCTCGCACCACAAGGCCGAGCGCCGGCGCAACTGGGGTAAAGTGCTCTCCACACTTGCCCAGGTGGACGCTGCCCAGGCGCGGGGGGTGGATATCCTCCTCGACCAGTATCCCTACACCGCCTACCAGACCAGCCTCGCGGTGATCGCCCTCCCGACCTGGGCGAATGCGGGCAACCCGGAGGACCTTGCGGTCAAGCTCCGGGACCCCGACCTCCGCGCTCGCGCCCGCGAGTGGATGGGCGAGCTAGAGCGCTCGGGGGGAATCTCCTGGGACTCCGTTGAGATCGCCTCCTGCCCGACCGCAGCGTTCGTGGGAAAGAGCATCACGCACCTCGCCGCCGAAGCCGCCTGCGACCCGCGTGACTTTATCCTCTCGCTCCTCTCGGAGGGCACAGGCTGGGTAAGCGCCGCCCACTTCGCCATGAGTGAGCAAGATGTCGCCCATGTCCTCTCCGATCCCCGGGTCATGATCGGCTCGGACTCCGTGGCGATGAACCCCCATGCGCCCTCTGCCGAGGCCCATCGGCCGCACCCGCGCTCCTACGGCACCTTTGCCCGAATCCTGGAGCGCTATGTCAAGGAGAAGGGCCTGCTCTCTCTGCCTGAGGCGCTCCGGCGCATGACCAGCCTCCCGGCCCAGCGCCTGGGATGGACCAACCGGGGGCGACTCGTACCGGGGGCAATCGCCGATATTACCGTGTTCTCCCCCACGGCGATCCAGGAAAACGCGACCTTTGTCGCCCCCCATGCGCTCGCCACGGGCGTTCGTGTCGTCCTGGTTTCTGGGGAGATCACCTGGCGAGATGGTGTCCCGACGGGCGCACGGGCCGGTAAGGTGATCCGAAGATAG
- a CDS encoding tyrosine-type recombinase/integrase, which yields MSVESFLAYLRAERGLAENTLLAYQRDLAQWESTGLPLTSSGIEQYLAQLQRQGRAGASVARKRAALSSYCRFLAREGVLESNPVLGIDTPTRPERKLPHTLTTEQLLALLRVPDRTTPQGQRDAALLELLYAGGLRLSEAVGLCWGDVSEERGTLLVRGKGDKERQVPLAAVVFESLARLRPERAKPTDRVFGGAGRTTLWRAVKDNVMAAGLGDRPSPHWLRHSFATHLLNHGADLRVIQELLGHARIATTQIYTHVATENLRRAYRASHPRA from the coding sequence GTGAGTGTCGAGTCCTTCCTTGCCTACCTGCGTGCCGAGCGTGGCCTTGCGGAGAACACCCTGCTTGCCTACCAGCGGGATCTGGCGCAGTGGGAGAGCACCGGTCTGCCCTTAACCTCTAGTGGGATCGAGCAGTACCTGGCACAGCTCCAGAGACAGGGGCGGGCTGGGGCCAGTGTCGCCCGCAAACGCGCCGCGCTCTCGTCGTACTGCCGCTTTCTTGCACGAGAGGGGGTCCTGGAGAGCAACCCCGTTCTGGGAATCGACACCCCGACACGCCCTGAGCGCAAGCTCCCCCATACACTGACTACCGAGCAGCTCCTCGCCCTGCTTCGCGTCCCGGACCGGACGACCCCGCAGGGGCAGCGTGATGCAGCACTGTTGGAGCTGCTCTACGCGGGGGGACTGCGTCTCTCTGAGGCAGTCGGGCTGTGCTGGGGGGATGTGAGCGAGGAGCGGGGCACGCTCTTGGTGCGGGGCAAGGGAGATAAAGAGCGCCAGGTGCCCCTGGCTGCCGTCGTCTTTGAGAGCCTGGCACGCCTTCGGCCCGAGCGAGCCAAGCCCACGGACCGGGTCTTTGGGGGAGCGGGCCGCACGACCCTCTGGCGGGCCGTGAAGGACAATGTCATGGCCGCGGGGCTCGGCGACCGCCCGTCGCCACACTGGCTTCGGCATAGCTTTGCTACCCATCTCCTAAACCACGGTGCCGACCTGCGGGTGATCCAGGAGCTCCTGGGGCATGCCCGGATTGCGACGACCCAGATCTACACGCATGTCGCCACAGAAAATCTTCGGCGTGCCTACCGCGCAAGCCATCCCCGCGCTTGA
- a CDS encoding protein O-mannosyl-transferase family: MRVLLDRFGLLVAFLISILLLWWGAAPWLTYHDSGEFALAAESGGIPHAPGAPTYCFLAWGFVALGQRLFPLWEAAYLTNLFSGLWGALTITTTIALARLGSRQLFGDRRGDHLPLLLVPAQLLGSSTFVEQSCITEQYTLQTALWMGVLLVLTKIALQGKHRLGLVLGGLIGLAIGNHPSQIILIPLLGLAVYLVPRTRRVKSAGEGILGLLLGLLIFLYIPLRSRVDPTIDFGNADTFERFLRVVLREQWQQRPLSAAPSGFVQEWLQSYDFWGQLGPLGFLLAVLGGVVLWQRYRPLLGLLLGLGGIYTGGLLWAHLHQAGIDLMYLRDYGVKDWHLPLYTFAVLLACFGAEGCARRFAEKGRLVVTLLSVGLVVWGALQAVTSHSLRHFTAPQQFLTDTLAPLPKDALIIASSDNLTLMLGYAAYTKTGPSALSPAHSRFRVLSNPSLVTMERVLSEGGEGAWNTQAQSDYLVRLTTEAPPFHAPIFTPGQPLPRIFIEYYAGYPRASQYLRPAGWLFEVSEAPVSDEEIRLAEKNLQLEHPELLKEATGKEHRLEREMRGLVHQSRGAFFYERRLWPEAAEALRLSCTYLSRSGRTWYCLGTSYENLGRLPEARSAYLEAIEVEPTLEGPRLALGVLLAQSGQLEAAKELFAQELALSPKNEAARANLQLVTRQLGSR; the protein is encoded by the coding sequence ATGCGAGTGCTTCTTGACCGGTTTGGGCTCCTCGTTGCCTTTTTGATCAGCATCCTTCTCCTATGGTGGGGGGCAGCTCCTTGGTTGACCTACCACGATAGCGGAGAGTTTGCCCTCGCGGCGGAGTCGGGGGGGATTCCACACGCACCGGGCGCTCCCACCTACTGTTTCCTTGCTTGGGGATTTGTTGCTCTCGGTCAGCGACTGTTTCCCTTGTGGGAGGCGGCGTACTTGACAAATCTCTTCAGCGGTCTCTGGGGAGCCTTGACAATCACCACCACGATCGCCCTAGCCCGCCTCGGGAGCCGGCAGCTGTTTGGAGACCGCCGTGGTGACCACCTTCCTCTGCTGCTGGTGCCCGCACAACTCTTAGGCTCTTCCACCTTTGTCGAGCAGTCCTGTATCACCGAGCAGTACACGCTTCAGACCGCTCTCTGGATGGGGGTGCTCCTTGTCCTGACCAAGATCGCGCTCCAAGGCAAGCACCGGCTAGGCCTGGTACTTGGGGGGCTGATCGGGCTTGCGATCGGCAACCACCCTAGCCAGATAATCTTGATCCCCTTGCTCGGACTAGCGGTCTATCTTGTTCCCCGAACGCGACGAGTCAAGAGCGCGGGGGAGGGGATTCTGGGGCTCCTGCTCGGGCTCTTGATCTTCTTGTACATTCCCCTGCGCTCACGGGTGGATCCGACGATCGACTTTGGGAATGCGGATACCTTTGAGCGCTTTCTTCGGGTGGTTCTACGCGAGCAGTGGCAGCAGCGTCCCCTGAGCGCCGCACCGTCTGGCTTTGTTCAGGAGTGGTTGCAGAGCTACGACTTCTGGGGACAGCTTGGTCCTCTCGGGTTCCTGCTTGCTGTGCTAGGCGGGGTTGTCTTGTGGCAAAGGTATCGTCCTCTCTTGGGGCTGCTCCTGGGACTAGGGGGCATCTACACAGGCGGTCTTCTCTGGGCACACCTCCACCAGGCCGGAATCGATCTGATGTATCTCCGCGACTATGGGGTCAAAGACTGGCACCTGCCCCTCTACACATTTGCGGTACTCCTGGCCTGCTTTGGTGCGGAAGGGTGTGCCCGCCGGTTCGCTGAAAAGGGACGGCTTGTGGTGACTCTCTTGTCTGTGGGTCTCGTCGTTTGGGGAGCACTTCAGGCCGTGACAAGCCACTCACTCCGACACTTCACCGCGCCCCAGCAGTTTCTCACCGATACCCTTGCTCCCTTGCCAAAGGATGCTCTGATAATCGCATCAAGCGACAACCTGACTCTGATGCTTGGCTATGCGGCCTACACGAAGACGGGGCCGTCGGCGCTCTCTCCTGCGCACTCCCGTTTCCGGGTGTTGAGCAACCCTTCCTTAGTGACAATGGAGCGCGTGCTCTCCGAAGGCGGCGAGGGCGCTTGGAACACGCAGGCACAGTCGGACTACCTGGTTCGCTTGACCACGGAAGCCCCACCCTTTCATGCTCCGATCTTCACGCCGGGCCAGCCGCTCCCGAGGATATTTATCGAGTACTACGCCGGATACCCTCGTGCTTCCCAGTACCTACGTCCTGCCGGTTGGCTCTTTGAGGTAAGTGAGGCACCGGTCTCCGACGAGGAGATTCGTCTGGCGGAGAAGAACCTCCAGCTCGAGCATCCTGAGCTCCTCAAGGAAGCAACGGGCAAGGAACACCGGCTGGAGCGTGAGATGCGTGGGCTTGTCCACCAGAGCCGTGGTGCCTTTTTCTACGAACGTCGGCTCTGGCCCGAGGCGGCGGAGGCACTGCGCCTCTCCTGCACCTACCTGAGCCGCTCGGGGCGGACGTGGTACTGCTTAGGGACGAGCTATGAGAACCTCGGGAGGCTCCCCGAGGCTCGTAGCGCCTATCTGGAAGCCATTGAAGTCGAGCCTACGCTTGAGGGGCCGCGCCTGGCGTTGGGGGTTTTGCTCGCTCAGAGTGGGCAGCTGGAGGCCGCAAAGGAGCTCTTTGCCCAGGAGCTTGCCCTCAGTCCCAAGAACGAAGCGGCGCGTGCCAACTTGCAGCTGGTGACGCGTCAGCTTGGTTCACGGTAG
- a CDS encoding phosphotransferase, whose translation MRLNPAETSASSLSSTRQGRSEWPDAVAYREAIQSPGLSLGDPLLTGAKVAENRQGLPIAYTGRFAVVFRLRGHDGADWALRCFTTPQDGYGITRGTRYRLLATKIAALDDVFVPFRFVESGIRIAGKWYPTIAMQWAQGTPLGRWVEENREKPERLRRLAEELGALLQRLEAAGMAHGDWQHDNLLISPDGTQVTLVDYDGMFVPGLEGYPSPELGHPNYQHPERQVQHFGVGLDRFACLVMQTALLALARNPALWVQFGDGESLLFKASDLRDPAGSPVFAALRAQAELDRDEALADSLARLQDALAHGPDSTLLPVISTQEPQPLPAELVGPPEPSAQERLEKADNLDWIRTYSEVVTHDKWWQAGTSFRPGGQRQAQKDVFRYLILLNEQSHQTKEATNLMWTRVAIASVLLLVLALAQTALGPWFPLVFLMWVASAGYLGYSNWPQRKILDELEAEIAKMNQLAAERRDRVATRNRGASPQALQAAQGAQADYVAEKLRQVPINRVITIHGMPVNTKRELASAGITNALELSRRTTLPGIPQHQITTLQTWCREMEKEFEDEWRKYNASAKNVSADVQRLEMEVAEFTREANRLEREREQFPETNLRAYLKKLLPFLKL comes from the coding sequence ATGAGGCTCAATCCGGCGGAGACCAGCGCCAGTAGTTTAAGTAGCACCCGGCAAGGGCGAAGTGAGTGGCCCGATGCCGTGGCCTATCGCGAGGCGATCCAAAGCCCAGGACTCAGCCTGGGGGACCCCCTCCTCACAGGTGCAAAGGTCGCCGAGAACCGGCAGGGGCTCCCGATTGCCTACACGGGGCGCTTTGCCGTGGTCTTTCGGCTGCGCGGCCACGATGGTGCCGACTGGGCGCTGCGCTGCTTCACCACCCCCCAAGACGGCTACGGGATCACGCGGGGGACGCGCTACCGCCTGCTTGCGACAAAGATCGCCGCACTCGATGATGTCTTTGTTCCGTTCCGGTTTGTAGAGAGTGGGATTCGGATCGCGGGCAAGTGGTACCCGACTATCGCGATGCAGTGGGCGCAGGGGACACCCCTGGGACGCTGGGTCGAGGAGAACCGAGAGAAGCCAGAGCGCCTGCGTCGCCTTGCCGAGGAGCTTGGGGCACTCCTCCAGCGCCTTGAGGCGGCGGGCATGGCACACGGCGACTGGCAGCACGACAACCTCCTGATCTCACCCGACGGCACACAAGTCACCCTGGTGGACTATGACGGGATGTTTGTGCCCGGTCTGGAGGGCTATCCCTCGCCCGAGCTGGGACACCCCAACTACCAGCACCCGGAGCGCCAGGTCCAGCACTTTGGAGTCGGCCTAGATCGCTTCGCCTGCCTAGTGATGCAGACTGCACTACTCGCTCTTGCCCGAAATCCCGCGCTCTGGGTACAGTTTGGCGACGGCGAGAGCCTGCTCTTCAAGGCCTCCGATCTGCGTGATCCGGCGGGCTCTCCGGTCTTTGCCGCGCTCCGTGCCCAAGCGGAGCTCGACCGCGATGAAGCCTTGGCCGACTCCCTCGCCCGCCTGCAAGATGCCCTCGCGCATGGGCCGGACTCAACCCTGCTCCCGGTGATCTCGACGCAAGAGCCCCAGCCACTGCCCGCCGAGCTTGTCGGCCCGCCCGAGCCTAGTGCCCAAGAGCGGCTGGAAAAGGCCGACAACCTAGACTGGATTCGGACCTACAGTGAGGTGGTGACCCATGACAAGTGGTGGCAGGCCGGTACCAGCTTCCGGCCGGGAGGCCAGCGTCAAGCGCAAAAAGATGTCTTCCGCTACCTGATCCTCCTCAACGAGCAGTCCCACCAGACAAAAGAAGCAACAAACTTGATGTGGACGCGGGTGGCGATTGCCTCGGTGCTTCTCCTGGTGCTGGCCCTTGCCCAGACGGCACTGGGGCCGTGGTTCCCCCTGGTCTTTCTGATGTGGGTGGCGTCTGCGGGGTACCTGGGCTACAGCAACTGGCCCCAGCGTAAGATCCTCGATGAGCTTGAGGCAGAGATCGCCAAGATGAACCAGCTGGCCGCCGAGCGCAGGGACCGAGTCGCCACGCGCAACCGCGGAGCCTCTCCCCAAGCCCTCCAGGCGGCACAGGGCGCCCAAGCCGACTATGTCGCCGAGAAGCTGCGCCAGGTGCCGATCAACCGGGTCATCACGATCCATGGCATGCCGGTCAACACCAAGCGTGAGCTGGCGTCTGCCGGGATTACCAACGCCCTAGAGCTCTCTCGTCGCACGACCCTCCCCGGCATTCCCCAGCACCAGATCACCACGCTCCAGACCTGGTGCCGCGAGATGGAGAAAGAGTTCGAGGACGAGTGGCGCAAGTACAATGCGTCGGCCAAGAATGTCTCCGCCGATGTCCAGCGCCTGGAGATGGAGGTCGCCGAGTTCACCCGTGAGGCCAATCGGCTGGAGCGTGAGCGAGAGCAGTTTCCAGAGACGAATCTTCGCGCGTACCTGAAGAAGCTACTTCCGTTCCTCAAGCTATAA